The following proteins are encoded in a genomic region of Paenibacillus sp. FSL H3-0469:
- a CDS encoding ABC transporter ATP-binding protein — protein MITIEALTKLYSNGKGVREISFEVKEGEVFGFLGPNGAGKTTTLRQLMGFVHPTSGKATIKGLDCSRDAAQIQKTLGYVPGEIAFYDYMTGLQFLTFIDELRGRKDHIRRSQLIDRFELEPGGKIRKMSKGMKQKVGLIAAFMHDPEVIILDEPTSGLDPLMQKRFIELIIEERGRGKTVLMSSHLFEEIDQTCERAAIIREGELVAVENIRLLKAALPQSFVVTMEDKEDMALLQNSTLNYIQRAPLIVEIFIKEDYDPMLRLLAQCKVAHMVSTPQTLEQIFMDFYGKGR, from the coding sequence TTGATTACAATTGAAGCATTAACAAAGCTCTATTCCAACGGTAAAGGAGTGCGGGAGATTAGCTTTGAGGTGAAGGAAGGCGAGGTTTTCGGTTTCCTGGGACCTAATGGAGCCGGAAAAACAACAACGCTCCGCCAGTTGATGGGTTTCGTTCACCCAACGAGCGGGAAGGCAACGATCAAGGGCCTTGACTGCAGTAGAGACGCTGCACAGATCCAAAAGACTCTGGGATATGTACCCGGGGAAATTGCGTTCTACGATTACATGACCGGACTCCAATTTCTGACCTTTATTGATGAGTTAAGGGGACGTAAAGATCATATACGCCGCAGTCAATTAATCGACAGATTCGAGCTGGAGCCTGGCGGGAAAATCCGTAAAATGTCCAAAGGAATGAAGCAAAAAGTAGGATTAATTGCGGCCTTTATGCATGATCCTGAGGTTATCATTCTGGATGAGCCGACAAGCGGACTGGACCCGCTTATGCAGAAACGTTTTATAGAATTAATTATTGAGGAACGCGGCCGGGGGAAAACCGTCCTGATGTCCTCTCACCTATTCGAAGAGATCGATCAGACCTGTGAACGGGCAGCTATTATACGGGAGGGAGAACTTGTTGCCGTTGAGAACATCCGCTTACTAAAAGCAGCGTTGCCGCAAAGCTTTGTTGTTACCATGGAGGATAAGGAAGATATGGCCCTTCTCCAAAACAGTACTCTGAATTATATACAAAGAGCTCCTCTTATCGTTGAGATCTTTATCAAAGAGGATTATGACCCTATGCTGCGCCTACTGGCTCAATGTAAAGTGGCTCATATGGTGTCAACTCCCCAGACGCTTGAACAGATTTTTATGGACTTTTATGGAAAGGGGCGCTAA
- a CDS encoding TetR/AcrR family transcriptional regulator codes for MNGFEKRRQQKKKQILESLTDMVMTRNFKEIGVREIAQQAGVSPGSIYNFFGNKEELAKEVFYHQMEEEGKDFIQMMNSDLPFEEKMNKMYEVSVNNQESITSEGMKNFIFTDPAFKAYVEQYANTVAIPEIMKLIEQGKAEGKVTGGVSAEAIMIFMNGIITMLGNPSIAENLTVDLRKELGNLFLYGVLGKKE; via the coding sequence ATGAATGGCTTTGAAAAACGAAGACAACAGAAAAAAAAGCAAATTTTAGAATCGTTAACGGATATGGTCATGACGAGAAACTTTAAAGAAATAGGCGTCCGCGAGATTGCACAGCAGGCAGGTGTCTCTCCGGGATCCATCTATAATTTTTTTGGCAATAAAGAGGAGCTGGCCAAAGAAGTCTTTTACCATCAAATGGAGGAAGAGGGTAAAGATTTCATCCAAATGATGAACTCAGACCTGCCCTTTGAAGAAAAGATGAATAAGATGTATGAGGTATCGGTGAACAATCAGGAATCCATAACCAGCGAAGGGATGAAGAACTTTATCTTTACAGATCCGGCATTCAAAGCATATGTTGAGCAGTATGCCAATACTGTTGCCATCCCAGAAATCATGAAATTAATTGAACAGGGGAAAGCTGAGGGGAAAGTAACTGGGGGCGTATCTGCAGAAGCTATTATGATTTTTATGAACGGAATTATCACTATGCTAGGCAATCCGTCCATTGCTGAGAACTTAACTGTTGACTTAAGAAAAGAGTTAGGAAATCTATTTCTGTATGGGGTATTGGGCAAGAAAGAGTAG
- a CDS encoding universal stress protein: MEMKLESIMVCVHYGPHGQRLIQRGGELARKLQAPLTVLTVDASGDGEYNHEKQLYLSAWEQQTQDAGGQFLNRKCNGKKTAQVIVETAQEYQVTQIVLGQSSQTLWQEITRGNFINDLMELVGTIDLHIVAVQRYPELLEQTHERGFTAYLAKKGDRYILMEENTGSEAIKGTFFRELDTDFNTGLFKMVTNGEAQYLRIVQNEWVKPK, from the coding sequence ATGGAAATGAAGCTGGAGAGTATTATGGTGTGTGTGCATTACGGGCCCCATGGACAACGGTTGATTCAGAGAGGCGGCGAGCTGGCCAGAAAGCTTCAGGCTCCGCTTACTGTTCTTACTGTAGATGCCAGCGGAGATGGTGAATATAATCACGAGAAGCAGTTGTACCTCTCCGCTTGGGAGCAGCAGACCCAGGATGCCGGAGGGCAATTTCTGAACCGCAAATGCAACGGGAAAAAGACAGCTCAGGTAATCGTGGAAACTGCTCAAGAATACCAAGTGACACAGATTGTGCTGGGGCAATCCAGCCAAACCCTGTGGCAGGAAATTACACGCGGCAATTTCATCAATGATCTGATGGAGCTGGTCGGCACCATTGATCTTCATATCGTTGCCGTTCAAAGGTATCCCGAGCTTCTGGAGCAGACACATGAACGGGGATTTACTGCCTATCTGGCCAAAAAAGGCGACCGCTATATTTTAATGGAGGAGAATACTGGCAGCGAGGCGATAAAGGGCACCTTCTTCCGGGAATTGGATACGGATTTTAATACAGGTCTCTTTAAAATGGTTACCAATGGCGAGGCACAATATTTAAGAATTGTACAGAATGAATGGGTCAAGCCGAAGTGA
- a CDS encoding sensor histidine kinase, with product MKWLTQFRSVLKQSIQFRLTCYFLLILLPLVAFSMFANVKSQRILEQELGERTLSAMNSALEFVDLTLKSIHNLSTLIATDTNLSTLLSHQEKTLTSGAIMDFTRVMEEITNITMVNEYLSDAMIYHRPSNSLIASKLGLLHRESQGPEPWYDEALKANGASIYYLSERHEENLSGLPDPIYNRNQLIMMRLMDFYRAEKGENVLMLSISKNQLLRSLSHLLANSSSKVYLFDARERLIVSNASTEETLSFEWRDVQPGSVVVRVTPETDEKNLILRVTSPRSGWSLLLIQPEREIYDKSRPLQIFAYCIIALSIVLAVWIAWFIYSGIASPISRLVSGMRQLRKGNLNIRLENGRQDELGYLTDAFNETASQQRHLIKDIYEQQLRMTKTELKFLQAQINPHFLYNTLDSIYWTAKNYEAEEISTMVLNLSNFFRLSLSKGQESFTVEETFKHLHYYIRIQQIRFADRFTVEYCASEDSHHLHILKLLLQPLVENAILHGLEKRKKGGTLSIRTDVSNDRLIIQVTDNGRGIPGPRLMRIQQALARIRFGDYTTPPEKNSEFFALLNVQARIAIYYGETAELKIVSGEGNGTVAVIDLPADRCREERGEAEHESHDC from the coding sequence ATGAAGTGGCTGACGCAATTCCGCAGCGTCTTGAAGCAGTCGATACAGTTTAGGCTAACCTGTTATTTTCTTCTCATCCTGCTGCCGCTGGTGGCGTTCAGCATGTTTGCCAATGTAAAGTCTCAGCGGATTTTGGAGCAGGAGCTTGGCGAGCGCACGCTCAGTGCCATGAACTCCGCTTTGGAGTTTGTTGACTTGACCTTAAAGAGCATCCATAATCTGTCCACCTTGATCGCAACCGATACTAATTTATCCACCCTGCTGTCTCATCAGGAGAAGACCCTGACCTCCGGGGCGATTATGGACTTCACGCGTGTCATGGAAGAGATTACGAATATAACCATGGTCAATGAATATTTAAGCGACGCCATGATTTATCATCGTCCCTCCAACTCGCTGATCGCAAGCAAGCTCGGGCTGCTGCACCGTGAATCCCAAGGCCCTGAACCATGGTACGATGAAGCACTGAAGGCAAATGGCGCAAGCATATACTACTTGTCAGAACGCCATGAAGAGAATTTGTCCGGACTCCCGGATCCTATCTATAACCGGAATCAGCTTATTATGATGAGACTTATGGATTTCTATCGCGCCGAAAAAGGCGAAAATGTTCTCATGCTGTCGATTTCGAAGAATCAGTTGCTCCGCTCGCTGTCCCATTTGCTGGCGAACAGCAGCTCCAAGGTCTATCTGTTTGATGCCCGGGAGCGGTTGATCGTATCGAATGCTTCTACAGAAGAAACGTTGTCTTTCGAATGGAGGGACGTCCAGCCAGGCAGTGTTGTTGTCCGGGTAACCCCGGAAACGGATGAGAAAAATTTGATTCTGCGGGTGACTTCTCCCCGAAGCGGATGGTCGCTGCTGCTGATCCAGCCCGAGCGTGAGATTTATGATAAGTCGAGGCCGCTGCAAATTTTTGCGTACTGCATTATTGCACTCAGCATCGTGCTTGCCGTCTGGATTGCCTGGTTTATCTACAGCGGAATTGCTTCTCCGATATCAAGACTTGTGTCCGGTATGCGGCAGCTGCGTAAAGGCAATCTGAATATCAGGCTGGAGAACGGGCGGCAGGACGAGTTGGGGTATTTAACGGATGCTTTCAACGAAACGGCGAGTCAGCAGCGTCATCTGATCAAGGATATCTATGAGCAACAGCTCAGAATGACCAAGACGGAGCTCAAATTTCTGCAGGCTCAGATTAATCCCCACTTCTTGTACAACACGCTGGATTCGATTTATTGGACGGCCAAAAATTATGAAGCGGAAGAGATCAGTACAATGGTGCTCAACTTGTCGAACTTCTTCAGGCTGAGTTTGAGCAAAGGGCAGGAGTCGTTTACGGTGGAGGAAACGTTCAAGCACCTTCATTACTATATTCGCATTCAGCAAATCCGTTTTGCCGACCGGTTTACGGTGGAGTACTGCGCTTCTGAGGATAGCCATCATTTGCATATTCTGAAGCTGCTGCTTCAGCCGCTGGTTGAGAATGCCATATTGCATGGATTGGAGAAACGAAAAAAAGGCGGAACCTTAAGCATCCGCACCGATGTGTCTAATGACCGGCTGATCATCCAGGTAACCGATAATGGAAGAGGGATTCCAGGGCCGAGGCTTATGCGGATTCAACAGGCCTTGGCAAGAATCAGATTCGGGGATTACACGACGCCCCCCGAGAAGAACTCCGAGTTTTTTGCGCTGCTCAATGTCCAGGCTCGAATCGCCATTTACTATGGGGAGACGGCGGAATTGAAGATCGTCAGCGGGGAAGGGAACGGAACGGTGGCGGTCATCGATTTACCGGCAGACCGCTGCCGGGAGGAGAGAGGGGAAGCGGAACATGAATCTCATGATTGTTGA
- a CDS encoding FAD-dependent oxidoreductase, which translates to MTDMALTVKIPERDIPVYTEVDVVVAGGGPSGVAAALAAARNGASVLLIEQRGYLGGMATVSQVPAFCPYTDQVKAVIRGIGLEILLDMKSRMEERFQEAWKDRLDWVPIDAEILKRLLDEKMMEAGVKVLYHTFVGQVLGQDGILEAAVITNKTGTQAVKGKIYIDATSDADLTYLAGGQFAKGGDDGELQPGTMCFVLNNLDRNKFLSSAETHSHDLKHAINKAKSEGRLRVARDWAGISWINDHTAGFNFGHVFGIDGSNTDDLTRGAIEGRALVEHITGWLREAIPGFENAFLTLTGEQIGIRETRRIIGDYIVTADDFLACRSFPDDIARNAYFIDIHMAKPTSGMTMVRLSPGESHGIPYRALLPAGIQNVIVAGRAISTDRAAQGSTRVMPNCFAMGEASGTAAAILAETGTRETRSIDITELQRRLVRQGAWLGEQINERY; encoded by the coding sequence ATGACCGATATGGCATTAACCGTTAAAATACCCGAGCGCGATATTCCTGTCTACACAGAAGTGGATGTTGTCGTTGCCGGAGGAGGACCGTCAGGAGTAGCGGCAGCGCTCGCAGCGGCAAGAAACGGGGCATCTGTATTGCTGATCGAGCAAAGAGGATACCTGGGCGGTATGGCGACGGTCTCTCAGGTTCCTGCATTTTGCCCGTATACCGATCAGGTCAAGGCGGTCATACGTGGGATTGGGCTGGAAATTCTGCTTGATATGAAGAGCAGGATGGAGGAGAGGTTTCAGGAAGCATGGAAGGACCGGCTGGATTGGGTGCCGATTGATGCGGAAATTCTAAAACGCCTATTGGACGAGAAGATGATGGAGGCTGGCGTTAAAGTGCTGTATCATACGTTCGTCGGTCAAGTTCTTGGGCAGGACGGCATCCTTGAAGCGGCGGTCATTACCAACAAGACCGGAACCCAGGCGGTGAAGGGGAAGATATACATTGATGCAACGAGCGATGCGGATCTTACCTATCTTGCGGGCGGGCAGTTCGCCAAAGGTGGAGATGATGGAGAGCTGCAGCCGGGGACGATGTGCTTCGTTCTAAATAACCTGGACCGGAACAAATTTCTCTCAAGTGCTGAGACGCACAGTCATGATCTGAAACATGCGATCAACAAGGCGAAGAGTGAAGGGCGGTTACGCGTCGCCAGAGATTGGGCCGGTATTTCCTGGATAAACGATCATACGGCAGGCTTCAATTTCGGGCATGTATTCGGAATTGACGGCTCCAATACGGATGATCTGACCCGCGGAGCAATCGAAGGCCGCGCACTTGTTGAACACATTACCGGTTGGCTGAGGGAAGCGATTCCCGGATTTGAGAACGCTTTCCTGACGTTGACGGGCGAACAGATCGGGATTCGGGAAACCCGCCGGATCATCGGCGATTATATCGTCACCGCCGACGATTTTCTGGCGTGCCGTTCGTTCCCGGACGATATTGCCCGAAATGCCTACTTTATTGATATTCATATGGCAAAGCCTACGAGCGGCATGACGATGGTACGTCTATCTCCGGGAGAGTCGCACGGCATTCCTTATCGCGCCTTGCTTCCGGCCGGTATTCAGAACGTAATCGTAGCCGGCAGAGCGATATCAACCGATCGAGCGGCCCAAGGCTCCACCCGGGTTATGCCGAATTGCTTTGCAATGGGCGAAGCCTCCGGTACGGCCGCGGCGATTCTGGCCGAGACAGGCACGCGGGAAACGCGCAGTATCGACATCACTGAGCTACAGCGCAGACTTGTCCGCCAAGGCGCATGGTTAGGAGAGCAGATCAATGAGCGGTACTAG
- a CDS encoding response regulator, which yields MNLMIVEDEIRILNSLANNIPWNEHGIEVVALAENGLEALSMIERRKPDIVLLDIEMPEMDGLTLARTVLQQETHMKFVILSGHDDFPYAQAAVGLGVMKYLLKPAGDDEILKAILAAAEEIREELMEKHSMIELERKWHDRLPQLQDDFYRNWIQGRYADWELKKHMEELNLELALYSWFAVAVCEIDPIHEQGERFTSSDQALLQFSLECIAAECLQHEDCRVFNDADGATVLLFLGQPEESAPDIIQRINVHVPRLFNIVKECLKLTASAGLGTPGSWDHVSLSYRQARRALQERAIYGHEVFVPYLDVTNKEQPFHYDAEFEKQLEIAVHTDHAAAVAELIDCYFKNVYSQAVSTQKVYEHLLYLSSLFTRMIQSRGWSMQEVLQEDYSMFLSFESLLSKEQIVEWSKRVASRITQYRERERKHSSHRLVKQMIEAVEEMLGKEELTLHTLAERLYVNPSYLSRLFKREEGKSISEYLLKRSMEHAKELLHSGVKVYDAAEAAGYRDVSYFARVFRKYWGVAPSELKKQERSVSPRSM from the coding sequence ATGAATCTCATGATTGTTGAAGATGAAATTCGAATTTTGAATAGTCTGGCCAACAATATACCGTGGAATGAGCATGGCATCGAAGTGGTAGCGCTTGCCGAGAACGGCTTGGAAGCGCTATCCATGATCGAACGCAGGAAGCCCGATATCGTGCTGCTCGATATCGAGATGCCGGAGATGGACGGGTTAACCTTGGCGAGAACGGTGCTGCAGCAGGAAACGCACATGAAATTCGTGATTTTAAGCGGCCATGACGATTTCCCGTATGCGCAGGCTGCTGTGGGGCTTGGCGTCATGAAGTACTTGCTGAAGCCGGCCGGAGACGATGAAATCTTGAAGGCTATTCTTGCGGCTGCGGAAGAGATCCGAGAGGAACTGATGGAAAAGCACAGTATGATTGAGCTGGAGCGGAAATGGCATGACCGCCTGCCTCAGCTCCAGGATGATTTTTATAGAAACTGGATACAGGGCCGGTATGCGGACTGGGAGCTCAAGAAGCATATGGAGGAGCTGAATCTGGAGCTTGCCCTCTATAGCTGGTTTGCTGTAGCCGTATGTGAAATCGATCCGATTCACGAGCAAGGAGAACGATTTACGTCTTCGGATCAGGCGTTGCTGCAGTTTTCGCTGGAATGCATAGCGGCTGAATGTTTGCAGCATGAAGACTGCCGGGTCTTTAATGATGCGGACGGAGCAACCGTGCTGCTCTTTTTGGGACAACCGGAGGAATCGGCTCCAGATATCATTCAGCGGATTAATGTTCACGTTCCCCGTCTCTTCAACATTGTTAAAGAGTGTCTGAAGCTTACCGCCAGTGCCGGACTAGGGACCCCAGGCTCATGGGACCATGTTTCGCTGTCCTATCGGCAGGCACGCCGTGCACTGCAGGAGCGGGCCATTTACGGACATGAGGTGTTCGTTCCTTACCTGGACGTAACCAACAAAGAGCAGCCGTTTCATTATGACGCTGAATTCGAAAAGCAGCTGGAGATTGCGGTTCATACGGATCACGCAGCAGCGGTTGCTGAGCTGATAGACTGCTATTTCAAGAACGTATACTCCCAGGCTGTCTCAACCCAAAAGGTATACGAGCATTTGCTGTATTTGAGCAGCTTATTTACACGTATGATTCAATCGCGGGGCTGGTCGATGCAAGAGGTGCTGCAAGAGGATTATTCGATGTTTCTGTCCTTTGAATCCCTGCTCTCCAAAGAGCAAATTGTGGAATGGTCCAAAAGAGTGGCCAGCCGCATTACCCAATACCGGGAACGCGAGCGAAAGCATTCAAGCCATCGGCTCGTTAAACAAATGATTGAGGCTGTGGAGGAAATGCTGGGGAAAGAAGAACTGACCTTGCACACGCTGGCCGAAAGATTATATGTCAATCCCTCTTACCTTAGCCGGCTCTTTAAGCGGGAGGAAGGGAAATCCATTTCGGAATATCTCCTGAAGCGGAGTATGGAGCACGCCAAAGAGCTCTTACACAGCGGCGTTAAGGTGTATGATGCAGCAGAAGCGGCAGGATACCGTGATGTCAGCTATTTTGCCAGAGTATTTCGTAAATATTGGGGCGTAGCCCCGAGTGAATTAAAGAAACAAGAGCGTTCGGTCTCACCGCGTTCGATGTAA
- a CDS encoding extracellular solute-binding protein yields MKVSIFVKRSVSILVVTSMLLVSACSSGTKEEGAEGKEKRQAIDIVLSNAGRKFPPGMDENNNPYIDYIRENTGLDIKLITPPADGYGDALNVIMASDDLPDMLLSYDANWFESYVRQKALTPLNNLIDEYGPNLKKSIPEEAWKVVTVDGKIYAIPGLNPIPGNEIMFARKDWLDRLGLKPPTTLEEYKQVIRAFAQDDPDGNGKNDTFGLILQENLGRVAPFIGAWGIQRGQWTERDGQLVNSSTLPEMKEALSYLAGLYKEKLIDPEWALNKMANVDEKVASGKVGLFSGNWYDTRGPILTNQKNDPNAEWITLEYPTGPDGKQGTWGNSYVSGFNVIPVTSKHPEAVIKMLDFMIGDGYRTLMLGFEGEVWNMEDGKVVTNFDEHNKHIYRLTLGEAIVPFNSEVSRERLDSLGMEFKLNEIVDKINKVAIRNQYLGVPTPGMGKYGPKLSKMEVEAFTKIIIGQQPVDSFDQFVEDWKKNGGEEMTKEVNGQ; encoded by the coding sequence ATGAAAGTTTCAATCTTCGTAAAAAGATCCGTATCCATTCTGGTGGTGACTTCCATGCTGCTGGTGTCCGCGTGTTCATCCGGCACGAAGGAGGAAGGAGCCGAAGGGAAGGAAAAACGCCAGGCCATTGATATCGTATTAAGCAATGCCGGACGGAAGTTCCCGCCGGGCATGGACGAGAACAATAATCCTTATATTGATTACATCCGTGAGAACACGGGCCTGGACATCAAGCTGATCACGCCTCCTGCGGACGGTTACGGGGATGCCCTGAACGTGATTATGGCCTCCGATGATCTGCCCGATATGCTCCTGTCCTATGATGCCAATTGGTTCGAAAGCTATGTCCGGCAGAAGGCCCTTACCCCTCTGAATAATTTAATCGACGAATACGGACCGAATTTGAAGAAAAGTATCCCGGAGGAAGCCTGGAAGGTTGTCACTGTGGACGGAAAGATCTATGCGATTCCCGGCCTGAACCCGATCCCGGGCAATGAAATCATGTTTGCACGCAAGGATTGGCTGGACCGTCTGGGGCTCAAACCGCCGACAACGCTGGAAGAATACAAACAGGTGATTCGCGCTTTTGCGCAGGATGATCCGGACGGAAACGGCAAAAACGATACGTTTGGTCTGATCCTGCAGGAAAACCTCGGCAGAGTAGCTCCGTTTATCGGGGCATGGGGAATCCAGCGGGGCCAATGGACTGAACGGGACGGGCAATTGGTGAATTCCAGCACACTGCCGGAAATGAAGGAAGCACTAAGCTATCTTGCCGGTCTCTATAAGGAAAAGCTGATTGATCCCGAGTGGGCTTTAAATAAGATGGCCAATGTTGACGAGAAAGTCGCCAGCGGCAAAGTGGGTCTGTTCTCCGGGAACTGGTATGATACCCGCGGCCCGATCCTGACCAACCAGAAAAATGATCCCAATGCCGAGTGGATTACCCTCGAATATCCAACCGGACCTGACGGGAAGCAGGGAACCTGGGGCAATAGCTATGTTTCCGGATTTAATGTGATTCCGGTTACGAGCAAACATCCGGAGGCTGTCATTAAGATGCTTGATTTCATGATCGGAGACGGATACCGCACACTCATGCTCGGATTTGAGGGCGAGGTATGGAATATGGAGGACGGGAAGGTGGTTACGAACTTTGATGAGCACAACAAGCATATTTACCGGCTAACGCTCGGCGAAGCGATTGTACCGTTCAATTCTGAAGTATCCAGAGAACGTCTGGACTCGCTCGGTATGGAGTTTAAGCTGAATGAGATTGTCGACAAGATTAACAAGGTTGCCATCCGTAATCAATATCTGGGCGTACCGACGCCTGGAATGGGTAAATACGGGCCTAAGCTGTCCAAAATGGAGGTCGAAGCCTTCACGAAAATCATCATCGGCCAGCAGCCGGTAGACAGTTTTGATCAATTTGTTGAAGACTGGAAGAAAAACGGCGGCGAAGAAATGACGAAGGAAGTCAACGGGCAATAA
- a CDS encoding alpha/beta hydrolase, with translation MPRIAQTFKLETGAVIEYTVAGRGEPVFILHGGHSNCQEDFGYKILLENGYSIITPSRPGYGRTSKELGSSLNTACKAYEQLLDHLNLTKVHIIAVSAGGPSGLTFAARYPHRVHSLTLQSAVSKAWHSHEDTTYKVSKILFHPKTEKYTWKLLSVFSRSFSKFMLKQMIPSFSSLPASQVMQQFTQEDVKQFVAMNQRQRSGHGFILDLEQLASFEPSGLPAILCPTLIIHSKYDQAVLPAHAHAAFELIPQAELCLFESWGHLIWLGKDAETMNRKMIDFLKTTV, from the coding sequence ATGCCAAGAATTGCCCAAACATTTAAATTGGAGACAGGAGCGGTTATTGAGTATACAGTTGCGGGAAGAGGTGAACCAGTGTTCATTCTTCATGGCGGACATTCCAACTGCCAGGAGGATTTTGGCTATAAAATTCTCCTGGAGAACGGGTATTCCATTATTACACCATCGCGGCCCGGTTATGGCCGAACAAGCAAAGAGCTTGGAAGCTCATTAAATACTGCCTGTAAAGCATATGAGCAATTACTGGATCATTTGAATCTTACTAAAGTGCATATTATCGCTGTATCTGCCGGAGGCCCCTCTGGCTTAACTTTTGCTGCCCGCTATCCCCATCGGGTTCACAGCCTTACGCTTCAGTCTGCTGTATCTAAGGCATGGCATAGCCATGAGGATACAACATATAAAGTGTCCAAAATATTGTTCCATCCGAAGACAGAAAAATATACTTGGAAACTGCTCTCCGTCTTCAGCCGCAGCTTTTCGAAATTCATGCTGAAGCAGATGATTCCTTCCTTCAGTAGCCTTCCGGCCAGCCAAGTCATGCAACAATTCACCCAAGAAGATGTTAAACAATTTGTTGCCATGAATCAACGCCAGCGCTCAGGGCATGGATTTATACTAGATCTTGAGCAGCTAGCTTCGTTTGAACCTTCCGGTCTACCTGCAATATTATGTCCTACTCTGATTATACATAGTAAATATGACCAGGCCGTTTTACCTGCGCACGCTCATGCAGCCTTTGAACTCATTCCGCAAGCCGAGCTTTGTCTTTTTGAATCATGGGGACATTTGATCTGGCTTGGCAAGGATGCAGAAACTATGAACAGGAAAATGATTGATTTTTTAAAGACAACAGTATGA